A part of Paenibacillus donghaensis genomic DNA contains:
- a CDS encoding discoidin domain-containing protein encodes MSSPTKRSTALLLILSMLFTGLMGSSRVQAEADAESANRIVFEDFENGAPDEFVLDSVSAPYSVVQTDDGNHVYRNFNSSDKQYAYYKKDDLPDDYSVEADISLDSWGGLTPAVPGLLLKYADADNYYEIGYKKSGGSASAKFHIRKRYNNTTSYLAMSAPTNFNTNKVYKVRGEIIGSRIRLYVDEVLLLDVVDSNNPLTSGYPGLFALRTNVDYDNFAVYDATPVEVPEAPSGLSMSEKTSSTVTLRWNPSPSEEVQSYQLFNNGAQVEDATSPVLDSDTDTWSATARNLTPETAYSFTVRSVGSNGLISEDSAAVQVTTEEAAVGPEPPFAVHVMETTSTTVKLQWNPLPSSDVSQYVIYNGDSPAVSVSSSTYDANGGLYSALVFNLEPSTEYAFTIRAHTTTELTSVPSNEVIVSTPALSGASATPLTVAGYRASGSDSNIPEYAIDDDIQTRWSAYDDGQWIELDLGSEQLVSYLGVAFYRGDNRRKTIDIEVSNDQTNWTRVYSGDSSGTTIQVEAFGFEAVTARYVRVVGRGASEWTSITEIQVYPPHVDGFILSDVEIPPTGPDPDSPIPTKAGLYYADGTPHVPHEAQTVTGSTYNVLDFGADPADNGIDDAQAIRAALAAAALGDEVYIPNGHYQLTSTDKDGVTHFIMKSGVQVRGENQDGVLLVSDHANEQEEYATVEGIVFRMAGQNNIKISNMTITSSWDLNYSTSTSVANPDRGGPKQVIMITSASGKPSYNIMLDGLTIEKFQRIGVVITNSHDVIVENSLFRNATDLAEGGNGYGVSIEGKSKESRLGREDDSRFNVVRNNEFIGPYLRHGTLAHSYTHNNLIENNYYLNSALDAIDFHGEDEYMNEVSGNHIVGGGEAAVGVGNPGATHDAAGPGNYIHNNLIENVKRYGVQVYLGSPDTIIENNTITGFTNAGSQGIRLKNAPGTIVKGNQIVNNTASDFWGIIAMKDDGDPTNAGNGAGIPENIVIQDNHVTGNTNGVMISDGTNIRLSGNEISGNTGTDYENQVAVSELLPATKAASVQKNAQNAPVADLLQIKGGEDSESARSYLQFDLNSIEGKLATAWLYVYGQALESPAGETGAATSLYAVDSNDWDSDTMQWNTYQSPPELGQKLTTVQLNNNGENVWYVFDATVLVQERLDGDRTISLAFAQDADQTGYLTQLYNGPDSSYRPYLRVETYPPVELAAVAVTADRSQLVPGMTTQLHVTGTYNTGSNVSLENADISFISLTPDLVTVDNTGVVTALQAGEATLQAAVVLDGVARTGTFVLNVINNLAITAQLSVDSTLGTNTKDRVLDGSLETRWISNGSQTPYLMLDWTTEQTINQVKLWSGHVPVIGSANWHVRDFDLQFLEDGEWKTIAEVRDNDQDAFLGQYTMLNLENPVVTTALRFHFVRPSWGNGNSNDMMARINEVFVGFVND; translated from the coding sequence ATGTCTAGTCCTACAAAAAGATCTACAGCGTTATTATTAATCCTGAGTATGCTGTTCACGGGTTTGATGGGCTCGAGCCGCGTGCAGGCCGAAGCCGATGCGGAGTCTGCCAACCGAATCGTATTCGAGGATTTCGAGAACGGCGCTCCGGATGAGTTTGTTCTCGATTCCGTATCAGCCCCATACTCGGTTGTTCAGACGGATGATGGGAATCACGTTTACAGAAATTTTAATTCCAGTGACAAGCAGTATGCTTACTACAAAAAGGATGACTTGCCGGACGATTACAGTGTTGAGGCGGATATAAGTCTTGACTCTTGGGGCGGTTTGACTCCTGCCGTTCCTGGGCTGTTACTGAAGTATGCGGATGCCGACAACTATTATGAAATCGGTTACAAGAAAAGCGGCGGCTCAGCTTCCGCCAAGTTCCATATTCGCAAGCGCTATAACAATACGACATCGTACTTGGCGATGAGTGCGCCGACAAATTTCAATACGAATAAAGTCTACAAGGTGAGGGGCGAAATAATCGGCAGCCGGATTCGGCTTTATGTGGACGAAGTACTGCTGCTTGACGTTGTCGACAGCAATAATCCGCTGACATCGGGATACCCGGGGTTGTTCGCGCTGCGGACGAATGTGGATTATGATAATTTCGCGGTGTACGACGCTACGCCAGTGGAAGTGCCGGAAGCTCCGTCCGGCCTGAGCATGTCCGAGAAAACGAGTTCAACCGTGACCTTGCGATGGAATCCTTCGCCGAGTGAAGAGGTACAATCGTACCAGCTGTTTAACAACGGGGCTCAGGTTGAAGATGCTACGAGTCCGGTTTTGGATTCCGATACGGACACCTGGAGCGCCACAGCGCGCAATTTGACTCCGGAGACGGCGTACTCCTTTACGGTCAGGTCGGTGGGAAGCAATGGTCTGATATCCGAAGACAGTGCAGCAGTTCAAGTGACAACTGAGGAGGCGGCGGTTGGGCCGGAACCGCCATTCGCTGTTCACGTTATGGAGACGACGAGCACAACTGTCAAGCTGCAGTGGAATCCGTTGCCAAGCTCGGATGTAAGCCAATATGTGATCTACAACGGCGACAGCCCTGCGGTTTCCGTAAGTTCTTCCACTTATGATGCGAATGGCGGTTTATATAGCGCGCTTGTGTTCAATCTGGAGCCTAGCACCGAATATGCCTTTACCATAAGAGCGCATACGACGACTGAGCTGACCTCTGTGCCGAGCAATGAGGTGATCGTATCCACACCGGCTCTTAGCGGAGCTTCAGCAACCCCGCTGACGGTCGCGGGTTATCGGGCCAGCGGCAGCGATTCCAATATTCCGGAATATGCCATTGACGACGATATTCAGACAAGGTGGTCGGCGTATGATGACGGGCAATGGATCGAACTGGATCTGGGCTCGGAACAACTGGTTTCTTATCTGGGAGTCGCTTTCTACCGGGGAGACAATCGCCGCAAGACCATTGATATCGAGGTTTCGAACGACCAGACCAACTGGACCCGCGTATACAGCGGCGACAGCAGCGGCACGACGATCCAGGTTGAAGCCTTTGGTTTTGAAGCCGTCACCGCCCGTTATGTACGGGTTGTCGGGCGCGGAGCAAGCGAATGGACAAGCATAACGGAAATTCAGGTTTACCCTCCCCATGTGGACGGGTTTATATTAAGTGATGTGGAGATTCCGCCAACGGGACCGGATCCGGATTCCCCAATTCCGACAAAGGCAGGTCTCTATTATGCGGATGGCACACCGCATGTGCCGCATGAGGCTCAGACAGTGACCGGCTCTACGTATAATGTCCTGGACTTCGGCGCCGATCCTGCCGACAACGGAATAGATGACGCTCAAGCTATCCGGGCTGCACTGGCTGCAGCGGCGCTTGGGGACGAAGTGTATATTCCGAACGGACACTATCAATTAACGAGCACAGATAAGGACGGAGTTACCCATTTCATTATGAAATCCGGCGTGCAGGTGCGCGGCGAGAACCAGGATGGCGTTCTGCTGGTCTCCGACCATGCTAACGAACAGGAAGAATATGCTACGGTTGAAGGCATCGTATTCCGCATGGCCGGACAAAACAATATTAAGATCAGCAACATGACGATTACGTCCAGCTGGGACTTAAATTATTCAACAAGTACGTCGGTTGCGAATCCGGATCGGGGCGGACCTAAGCAGGTGATCATGATTACCTCCGCTTCCGGCAAACCGTCCTATAACATTATGCTGGACGGACTGACGATCGAGAAGTTTCAACGGATCGGCGTTGTAATTACGAACAGTCATGATGTTATCGTGGAAAATTCGCTTTTTCGCAACGCGACGGACTTAGCCGAGGGCGGAAACGGATACGGCGTTTCCATCGAAGGCAAGTCCAAGGAAAGCCGACTCGGCAGAGAGGACGACTCTCGTTTCAATGTCGTTCGCAACAACGAGTTTATCGGTCCCTATCTGCGTCACGGAACGCTGGCGCATTCTTACACGCATAACAATCTCATTGAAAACAACTACTACTTGAACTCGGCATTAGACGCTATCGATTTCCACGGAGAAGACGAGTATATGAATGAAGTAAGCGGCAACCATATCGTTGGCGGCGGCGAAGCGGCTGTCGGCGTCGGCAATCCGGGCGCTACGCATGATGCCGCGGGACCAGGCAATTACATTCATAACAATTTAATCGAGAATGTGAAACGGTATGGGGTGCAGGTGTATTTGGGATCTCCCGATACGATTATCGAGAATAATACCATTACCGGATTTACGAACGCGGGGAGCCAGGGAATACGTCTGAAAAATGCGCCCGGAACGATTGTGAAGGGCAATCAGATCGTGAACAATACGGCTTCCGACTTCTGGGGCATAATTGCCATGAAAGACGACGGCGATCCGACCAACGCCGGGAACGGCGCGGGCATTCCCGAGAATATTGTCATTCAGGACAATCATGTTACGGGGAATACGAATGGCGTTATGATCTCGGACGGCACGAATATTCGTCTCTCCGGCAATGAGATCAGCGGAAATACCGGGACGGATTATGAGAATCAAGTGGCGGTTTCCGAACTGCTGCCGGCAACCAAGGCGGCAAGCGTACAGAAAAATGCTCAGAACGCCCCGGTTGCGGATCTCTTACAGATTAAAGGCGGAGAAGATAGCGAATCGGCGAGAAGCTATCTGCAATTCGATCTGAATTCCATTGAAGGCAAGCTGGCTACCGCATGGCTCTACGTGTATGGACAGGCGCTGGAGAGCCCTGCTGGAGAGACGGGAGCTGCAACTTCTCTCTATGCAGTGGATAGCAATGACTGGGACAGCGATACAATGCAATGGAATACGTACCAGTCTCCGCCAGAGCTTGGCCAGAAGCTCACGACTGTGCAGCTGAATAATAACGGCGAGAACGTCTGGTATGTATTCGATGCGACTGTGCTCGTGCAAGAACGTCTGGATGGAGATCGGACGATATCGCTTGCTTTTGCCCAGGATGCCGATCAAACCGGTTACTTGACGCAGCTATACAATGGACCCGACTCCAGCTATAGGCCTTACCTGCGGGTTGAAACTTACCCTCCCGTCGAACTTGCGGCCGTAGCGGTAACGGCGGATCGTTCGCAGCTGGTGCCGGGCATGACTACCCAACTGCATGTGACCGGCACATACAATACAGGATCGAACGTTTCGTTGGAAAATGCGGACATATCTTTCATAAGTCTGACGCCGGATCTAGTGACTGTTGATAATACGGGCGTGGTTACCGCGCTTCAAGCTGGAGAAGCAACATTGCAGGCAGCTGTCGTCTTGGATGGCGTTGCTCGCACTGGAACGTTCGTTCTTAATGTAATCAATAATCTGGCGATTACTGCGCAGTTGTCGGTCGACTCCACGCTGGGTACAAATACAAAAGATAGAGTACTTGACGGAAGCTTGGAAACCCGGTGGATATCAAACGGCTCCCAAACGCCTTATCTGATGCTGGACTGGACAACGGAGCAAACGATCAACCAAGTGAAGCTGTGGAGCGGACATGTGCCGGTTATAGGCTCGGCCAACTGGCATGTCAGAGATTTTGATCTGCAGTTCTTGGAAGACGGAGAATGGAAGACGATAGCCGAAGTCCGAGATAATGATCAGGACGCTTTTTTGGGTCAGTATACGATGTTGAATTTGGAAAACCCCGTCGTGACGACTGCCTTGCGCTTCCATTTTGTCCGTCCGTCATGGGGCAATGGCAATTCGAATGATATGATGGCCAGAATCAATGAGGTGTTTGTCGGCTTCGTCAACGATTAG